ACCATCCTTGCATAAATCAGTAGCAAATGCATATACCTTCTGATGCATTTTCACCATCATTGGAAAATCAACAAATGTCCATCCATAGAAAAATCATCTAATCCAATATAAATCTATACATTATGAAACATGATTACTGTTCATTTATTTATGATCATTTTCCAAGCATGATTCTATATATACATCATGTTATTCATCTCACCATCCTTGCATAAATCAGTAGCAAATGCATATACCTTCTGATGCATTTTCACCATCATTGGAAAATGAACAAGTGTCCATCTATCGAAAAATCATCTAATCCAATATACATCTATACATTCTGAAACATGATTGCTGCTCATTTATTTCTGATCATTTTCTAAGCATGACTCTATACATCCTGGAACTGGCAAGAACTACCATTACATCTGAAAAACTAATCACAAACTGCAATATATGGTGTGCAGGCAGCCGTGGCCTCCTGAAGCTACATGAGGACGTGCAGACCTGCGACTACAAGGATGTGCAGGTCATGTTCGAGATGCTGACGTCGGAGCTGGAGGcccagaagcagcagcagcagctgctgccgccgtcgccgcgcaaGCCGGCGTGGCCCggcagctcgccgtcgccggccccgGCGAAGCAGTAGAGACAACAAGAACAGCAAGAAGATGATGAGGAGACCGTGCGCTTGCAATGCACGGCACtcgaaagaagaagaagaacaacaacatttGTTACTGAactttctttgttttgttttctttctcccAGTGTTTAGTACTACAACagctttagtcctggttttgcCTGATGCATCTGCAATCAGCAGCCAATGAATCCGTCCCCCTGCCCTTCTGTCAGTTTACTCCGGCAAAAgagcgagagagaaaaaaaatgcagcaataagaagaagaagaagatggagaagGAGATAGGCTCAGGAGAGCATCAGATTTTGTGGTGCCATATGAGCCTCttttgcgtgtgtgtgtgtaaatACAGCtgctgctgattttttttttctcgcatgTTGGGAGTGAAGAGGGAGCAAGAGGGGTTCATCTCCTGTTATCTGTTTGGCAAAATTTATGCCTCAGGGTGTACATTTCTTTTATGTCTGCCTGTCTGTTTCTGCATGTGTTCTTGAGGAGGCAGTGATCTTCAGTTTCCTCATGACACACAGTGGATGAAATCAGCTTCTGTTTCAAGAGAATAATCATATCCATATTTGAGCAACAGGGGCTTAATTACTTGTTTGTTTAATTGGACATTAGTGTTTCCTACAAACATCTTTCCTGACAATTTTTCTTACAAAACATTAGAAGAAAAagccatagaa
The Oryza glaberrima chromosome 8, OglaRS2, whole genome shotgun sequence DNA segment above includes these coding regions:
- the LOC127781453 gene encoding uncharacterized protein LOC127781453; this encodes MEGWRKKVAFRARRAWAALVSGRLRARKQGSRGLLKLHEDVQTCDYKDVQVMFEMLTSELEAQKQQQQLLPPSPRKPAWPGSSPSPAPAKQ